The following is a genomic window from Labrus bergylta chromosome 2, fLabBer1.1, whole genome shotgun sequence.
AGGGCAtcaagagtgagtgctgtcagggCCCGCTTAGGGAGGTTCCTACTGTCATTGggaaatgtgcacattttgagccactgctgtggtgtaaagtttgtcagccctcgaggcccccctactggcctggggccccaagcagttgtctgccttgcctgttgacaatcaGCACCTCtgacacccactcacacactgatggcagaggttacTATGTCAAGAGTCCATCAGTAATAAtgaatccattcatacacattcatacgccactaTCGAAGCTACTGGAACAacctggggttaagtgtcttgcccaaggacacatcggacatgtggctgctggTGATTAAGAGGGGACCCACTCTGACCATAGCCGTCAGTACATGTGATCGGTCATATACCCAGGGTGATTTATCTTTCTCTATGCTGTTTTTCAGCCATTTATGTCACCCCGATATCCTGGAGGACCCAGACCCCCCCTCAGATTACCCAATCAGGTAGGACCCACACTGACACCTGCAGGCAGCAGATCAAACTGTGGCTAGTGCATGTGGAATGAATCTGTGTGAGGGATTTTAATACTTATTATGGACCTTATTATTTTTCTCCTTAGGGACTTGGAGGAGTTCCAGGTAGCCAGCCTATGTTACCCAGTGGAATGGACCCCACAAGACAGCAAGGTAcacatgtacagacacacaGGGATACACAAATACATGTGTTGTACGTCAGGAGGACGCAGCTAGGATAAGTGACAACACTGGCATTATTTTAATCTTTTGAATCTCTAGTCACAAAAGTTAGGGGCTTATGTCATAGAACTGATATCTTTACTCTGGTATCAAGAGTAAGAGTCCAAAGCCATGCtatgggtttttttcttttagcattTTAAGGTATTAATGCTTTGtctgcatgctaacatgctcacagAAACCACATCCACATGCTGATtcgtctttgtgtttttgaaggttttGGGCTGAAAATTAAGCTCTACAGCAATCTGCTTTTACACAGACAATACTTATTAGCCTGATAAATGTATAGTGTCTTGTTATATAAATTGCTGACATCCTTCAGACGACACTGTCCAGCTAAATACAGGGAACATGAATGTGAATCTTATTTGGATAGAGAGGTAATAAAGGTCCATATCACCGAAAATGAGTGACAGAAGAATACGATCTGAATGATACATTCAGTCTATAGACAAATAGAACTAACGGATGTGTGGCTgttatttgactgtttttctgtAATTCAGGACATCCAAATATGGGAGGACCGATGCAGCGGATGACTCCACCTAGAGGCATGGTACCACTCGGGCCCCAGGTAAAGGACAAGATGCACTGTGAGCATATTTTCAGGCTATTTGTTCTATTAGTAAGTAACTCATTTCAATTCTTTATTTTAGAACTATGGAGGTGGGATGAGACCACCACTGAATGCACTTGTTGGTCCTGGGATGCCTGGCATGAACATGTGAGTGCTTTTTTCTACATATTGTAACTCTAATTAAAgattgtaaatgaaaaaaagtctgCCTTTATTTCTCTCACTCGAAGGGACATCATAAGATACAAACATCCcttttttctgtagtttttaattaaaactttaCAGTTTGGTCTTGGCTCGTAGATGTAGGTCTGGAATTGGGGCTAGGAGCcagctcttttcttttgccttctttcttttctacttGATGTTCCCATCACCTCTCTTAGGCAACAGAAGGACTTGTTGTTGCCAAATCTGTCCAAATGAACTGGAAAAAAGGAAGCTTGCCAAAAGCAGGAaactaaagtgtgtgtttgtgtgtgttccaggGGACCTGGTGGGGGTAGACCGTGGCCCAATCCTCCAAACTCAAATTCTGTAAGTGCTCCGAAGAAAGACGCTTAAAAGAAACTTGaactcttcttttatttcttacatGATCTTACATGATTTTATTCCTCGTCTTTCCAGACCCCTTACTCTTCTGCATCTCCGGGAAGTTATGTGGTAATTATGTTTAAGTTTAAACTGGTAGATTTAAAGACGGTAGCTGGGATTCCAGGCTGTCATTCATTGGTTCATTTAGAGGTCTTATGGAAATCAAAATTGTCGTTTTAGGGACCTCCGGGAGGAGGGGGGCCACCAGGGACGCCAATAATGCCAAGTCCAGCAGGTAAGcgctgtgtgtttctctgttctaTGGGTGTGTATTCCCTGTTATTTTGAATCATCTTattgtctctctttttgtttgccAGATTCAACCAACTCTGGTGACAACATGTACACGATGATAAACACAGTTCCTCCTGCAGGAAGCCGACCGAATGTAAGACACATTTCTAACTTTGACTGACTTAAGTGAATATGGTTGTTAAGTTTGTGTGTGGGTTCAAAAGCTCTTAAATTATCATTATTAAATTCACTGTGAAATATATTCAGGTGGGTTAATGTCTACTGTGTATGTTCTCCTCAGTTCCCCATGGGTGCAGGGGGAGACGGTCCGTTAGGTGGAATGGCTGGAATGGAGCCTCATCATATGAATGGATCATTAGGTACAAGAACAAGTTACTTTAACAGTCTGGCTGCATGACGcaaaacattttgagaaaattTGCCCAATCATTTCAGCTAAATGAGCATTTGATGATATCAATTCATGGTTTATTTTGTACTTGTGCTCTTTCTTTCAGGGTCAGGCGACATGGACAGTCTCCCCAAGGTAAAAGAAGAGATTAATCTCCTATGACACCCCAATCTGTAGGCTAATTGTACAATATTTTAGCAGCTTTAGTAGGGTTAGGATAAGGTTATCATTAAGttgtttttcacatattttcttAACAGAACTCTCCTGGTAACCTCAGTATGAGTAACCAGCCCGGGACCCccagagaggatggagagatggGAGGAAACTTCCTCAACCCTTTTCAGAATGAAAGTGTAAGTAAAATGTAGGATCTTTGTTGTTTGAGGGCTTGAAACTTTTTAAGTTCagcttaaaaatatttttttaaagcttttgaaGGATAAGGTTTACATTTAGGCAAAACAGAGCCAATTGGCTCATAATGAAGTCAGTTAAATCGGTTATGTTGAATGATAAAGATTTATAAACAATAAGCT
Proteins encoded in this region:
- the ssbp2a gene encoding single-stranded DNA-binding protein 2 isoform X2, which translates into the protein MYAKGKSSNVPSDSQAREKLALYVYEYLLHVGAQKSAQTFLSEIRWEKNITLGEPPGFLHSWWCVFWDLYCAAPERRDTCEHSSEAKAFHDYSAAAAPSPVLGNLPPGEGMPVGPVPPGFFQPFMSPRYPGGPRPPLRLPNQGLGGVPGSQPMLPSGMDPTRQQGHPNMGGPMQRMTPPRGMVPLGPQNYGGGMRPPLNALVGPGMPGMNMGPGGGRPWPNPPNSNSTPYSSASPGSYVGPPGGGGPPGTPIMPSPADSTNSGDNMYTMINTVPPAGSRPNFPMGAGGDGPLGGMAGMEPHHMNGSLGSGDMDSLPKNSPGNLSMSNQPGTPREDGEMGGNFLNPFQNESL
- the ssbp2a gene encoding single-stranded DNA-binding protein 2 isoform X1, with translation MYAKGKSSNVPSDSQAREKLALYVYEYLLHVGAQKSAQTFLSEIRWEKNITLGEPPGFLHSWWCVFWDLYCAAPERRDTCEHSSEAKAFHDYSAAAAPSPVLGNLPPGEGMPVGPVPPGFFQPFMSPRYPGGPRPPLRLPNQGLGGVPGSQPMLPSGMDPTRQQGHPNMGGPMQRMTPPRGMVPLGPQNYGGGMRPPLNALVGPGMPGMNMGPGGGRPWPNPPNSNSTPYSSASPGSYVGPPGGGGPPGTPIMPSPADSTNSGDNMYTMINTVPPAGSRPNFPMGAGGDGPLGGMAGMEPHHMNGSLGSGDMDSLPKNSPGNLSMSNQPGTPREDGEMGGNFLNPFQNESYSPNMTMSV